GAGGACTTGGGAGAGCGTGTCCATGGACGGCTTCCACACGCCGAGCACGCCGATGGCGGCCATGGCGAGGGTGGCGGTCAGCGCCGACTTCCAGGTGCCGATCAGCCAGGCGAGGGCGGCGACCAGGAGCAGGACCGCGTACCAGGGCAGGGCGGTCAGGCCCGAGCGGACCGGATCCAGGACGTACGAGGTGAAGTGACCGGCCCAGTCGGCGGTGCCGCCGATGACGGGCACCCCGGAGTAGAGGTGGTCGGTCATCCAGCCGACGGCCTTGTTGACGGTCGGGGCGATCTCGATCGACCAGGAGGCGGGCCACAGGAGGGAGTCGGCGAGGCGGGCGGCGACGGCCACCGCCGCTACGGCTGCGAGGCCGATGGCGGCGGGGAGCCAGGAGCGGCCCTGTTCGCGGTCGCCGGAACCTGCGGCTGCCGTCACCCGGTCGAGGACGATCGCCATCAGTACGATGGGGAGCCCTGCGGCCAGTGCCTGGCCGACGTCGACGGAGGCCAGCGCCTGGTAGACGCGGTCGCCGAGACCGGCGGCGCCGATGACGGACGCGATGACGGCCATCGAGAGGGCCATCATGATCGTCTGGTTGAGGCCGAGGAGGAGCTGCTTGCGGGCGAGGGGCAGCCGGGCGGTCAGCAGGCGCTGGGTCGCCGTCGCGCCGAGCGACTCGACCGCTTCGAGCACGCCCTTGTCCGCGCCGCGCAGGCCGAGCGCCGTGAGGCGGGCCATGGGCGGGGCGGCGTACACGACGGTCGCCAGGACCGCCGCCGGGACGCCGATGCCGAAGATCAGTACGACGGGCAGCAGGTACGCGAAGGCCGGGAGCACCTGCATGGTGTCCAGGACGGGGCGCAGGATGCGGAAGGTGCGGTCGGAGAGCCCTGCGGCGAGGCCGAGGAACGCGCCGAGGGCCACGGATGCGGCCACCGCCACCGCCATCAGGGCGAGGGTCTGCATGGTCGGCACCCACATGCCGAGGAGGCCGCAGGTGGCGAGGGACGCGAGGGTGCCGGCGGCGAGCTTCGGTCCGGCGGTGCGCCAGGCGATCAGGGTGGCGAGGGCCGTCGTCCCGGCCCAGCCGAGGGCGAGGAGGACGAGGTAGACGGCTCGGACGGAGAGGACGACCGCGTTGGAGATGTGGCCGAAGAAGTAGAGGAAGAGGGGGTGGCCGTCGCGGTTGTCGATGATCCAGTCGCTGACCTTGCCGAGGGGTTCGGTGAGGTCGACGGTGAGGGGGGTGGGCCAGGTGCCGGAGGCCCAGCGGGTGTGGAGGACGGGGATGGCGACGGCCGCCACCAGGGCGAGCGCGGCGAGCTTGAGGAGGGTGGGGCGACGGGTCCCCCTCTCCCGCCAACTGGCTTGTGCCTCGCGGGGCTTCGGCGGGGCGGAGGTGGTGGTCACGGCACTCATGCGGTCACCTCGCCGGTACGGGTGGGGTGGGGGGTGGGGGTGTGCGGGTGCGCGGGGGCCGGGCGGGGGGTAGCGGAGGCGTGCGGCCGTACCGGGGTGGGGCGGGGGGAAGCGGAGAGGTGCGGCCGTACCGGAGTGGGGCGGGGGGAAGCGGAGAGGTGCGGCTCCGCCGGGGGCCGCCCCTTGCCCACCCGTTCCGCCCTCTGGGCGGCCCAGCTGCCCAAGGGGCTCGGACGGTGGGCGGCCCAGCTGCCCAAGGGGCTCGGACGGTGGGCGGCCCAGCTGCCCAAGGGGCTCGGGCGGTGGGCGGCCCAGCTGCCCAAGGGGCTCGGGCGGTGGGCGGCCCAGCTGCCCAAGGGGCTCGGGCGGTGGGCGGCCCAGCTGCCCAAGGGGCTCGGGCGGTGGGCGGCCCAGCTGCCCAAGGGGCTCGGGCGGTGGGCGGCGCGGCTGGCCGAGGGGGTCGGGTGGTGGGCCGCGCAGCTGGTCAAGGGGGTCGGGGGCGTACTGGCGTGGGGCATCAGGCGGTCACCGCCAGGGTTCCGGCTACTACGGAGAGGAGGCAGGCGCGGTCGACGATGCCCAGGAGGCGGCCGTCGGACATCACGCGGGCCGTGGGCTCGCCGGTGCGGACCAGGGCTTCGATGGCCTCGGAGACGGGGGCTTCCGGGGGGACCGCGGGGCCGGATTCCGCGTCGCCCGGTTCCGGGGTGCGCATCGCGGAGGCGACGGTGAGGACCTGCTCGCGGGGGACGTCGCGGACGAAGTCGCGCACGTAGTCGTCGGCCGGGGAGCCGACGATCTCCTCCGGGGTGCCGAGCTGCACGATCTCGCCGTCGCGCATCAGGGCGATGCGGTCGCCCAGGCGCAGTGCCTCGTTGAGGTCGTGGGTGATGAACACCATCGTGCGCCCCTCCTCCTGGTGGAGGCGGATGACCTCTTCCTGCATGTCGCGTCGGATGAGGGGGTCCAGGGCGCTGAACGGCTCGTCGAAGAGCAGGACTTCGGGGTCGACCGCGAGGGCGCGGGCCAGGCCCACGCGCTGTTGCTGGCCGCCGGAGAGCTGACCGGGGCGGCGGTTCTCCAGCCCGTCGAGGCCGACCTTGGACACGACCTCGGCGGCCTTCGCGCGCCGCTCGGCCTTGCCCATGCCCTGCACTTCGAGCCCGTACGCGACGTTGTCGAGGACCGTACGGTGCGGGAGCAGGCCGAAGTGCTGGAAGACCATGGCGGCGCGGTGGCGGCGGAGTTCGCGCAGGCGGGACTTGTCCATGGAGAGGACGTCCTCGCCGTCGATGGCGAGCGCGCCCGAGGTCGGCTCGATGAGCCGGGTCAGACAGCGGACCAGGGTCGACTTTCCGGAGCCGGACAGCCCCATGACGACGAAGACCTCGCCCTTCTTCACGTCGAAGGAGACGTCGCGGACGGCGGCCGTGCAGCCGGTGCGCTCGCGGAGTTCGGGCACGGAGAGGCCGGTGAGGGCCTTGTCGCCGGGGACCTTGTCGGCCTTGGGGCCGAAGACCTTCCAGAGGTTCCGTACGGAGAAGACGGGCTCGGCGGAGGCGGAGTCGGCGGGCGGCTCGGCCTGGCTCTGTGCAGTGGTCGTCGTACTCATTACGCGGCACCTCCGGAGATGGTCGGTTGCTGCTGGGCGTGTACCAGCAGCTCTGCGCACTTCTCGCCGACCATCAGGACCCCGATCATCGGGTTGACGGCGGTCATGGTGGGGAAGACGGAAGCGTCGGCGATGCGGATGCCGTCGAGTCCCTTGATCTTCAAGTCGGGTGTGACGACGGCGAGTTCGTCGCTCGCGGCGCCCATCTTGCAGGTGCCCGCCGGGTGGTAGACGGTGTGCGCGACCTTGCGCGCGTACTCGCTCAGCTCTTCGTCGGAGGTGACGTCGGGGCCGGGGCAGACCTCGCGCTTGAGCCAGCCGGAGAGCGGGGCCGCCGCCGCGATCTCGCGGGCGATCCTGATGCCGTCGACGAGGGTGCGTCCGTCGTGGTCGTCCTCGTCGGTGAAGTACCGGAAGTCGAGGGCGGGCTTGACGGCCGGGTCGGCGCTGGTGAGGTAGAGGCGGCCGCGGCTGCGCGGCTTGGGGATGTTGGGGGTCATCGACACGCCGTGCGCGGGGCGTTCGTAGCCGAGGCGCTCGGGGTTGTCGGTGAAGGGGATTTGGTAGAAGTGGAACATCAGGTCGGGGCCCGCGTGCTCCGGGTCGCGCTTCACGAACAGCCCCGCGTCCGAATCCATCGCCGAGTTCTCGGGGATCGGCCCGTTCGTCTCCCAGACGATGACGGACTCGGGGTGGTCGAGGAGGTTCTCGCCCACGCCGGGAAGGTCGACGGCGACGGGTATGCCGAGCGCTTCGAGGTCGCGGGCCGGGCCTATGCCGGAGTGCAGGAGCAGCCGGGGGGTGTCCACCGCACCGGCGCAGACGAGGACTTCGCGGGTGGCCCGGACGAGGACCTCCTCGCCCTCCTTGGTGCGGACGCGGACGCCGCGCGCCCGGGTGCCGTCGAGCTCCAGCTCGTACGCCCAGGTCTCCAGCAGGATGTGGAGGTTCGGGCGGTCCAGGAACGGGTGGAGGTACGCCACGGACGCGGACGAGCGCTTGTTGCTCTCGGGGTGGTAGGCGAGGTCGAAGAAGCCGACGCCGTCCTCGAAGGGCTTCTGGTTGAAGCTCTCGACGCGGGGGACGCCGAGGGCGCTCTGTGCGGCGTCGACGAAGTCGCGGGCGATGGCGTTCCGGTCGGCCTCGTCGACGGGGACGATGTTGTTGCGCAGCTTGGAGAAGTACGGGTCCATGGCGGCGGCCCCCCACCCCTCGGCGCCGTTGGCCTCCCACTCGTCCCAGTCACTCGGCAGCGGCTTGAAGGCGATGAGGGTGTTGTGCGAGGAGCAGCCGCCGAGGACGCGGGCGCGGCTGTGCCGGATGTGGGAGTTGCCGCGCGGCTGCTCCGTCGTCGGGTAGTCGTAGTCCAGCTCACCGCCGAGGAGGCCCATCCAGCGGCGCAGGGTGAGGACTTCGGGGCGGTCGACGTCGGAGGGTCCGCCTTCGATGACGGCGACGCGGATGTCGGGGTCCTCGGTGAGGCGGGACGCGATCACGGATCCGGCGGTGCCGCCGCCGACGACGACGTAGTCGTACTCGTGAAGTGACTCGGGCATATGGTGCTGCTCCTCTTCTGGCGAAGGTTCTGACGCGTAATGGGTTGGGGGGGACGGGGGTTGGGCGGGGGCTGCGAAGCAGCCCTCCAGGGGCGCGGGGAACTGCGCGACCAGCCACAACACCACCCGCACGTGTCCGGGACAGCCGCGCGGCAAGCGCTCTAGGTGAAGGGGCGGGTCAGGGGCATCAACCCGCCGAAGGCGGGCGGGGGTTCGGGGGCGGAGCCCCCGGAACGAACCGCAACCACCCACTCACCCGCACCCCCCGGGAAGGGCGGGATCAGCCGCCGAACCACCGCACCGGCTTCGGATCCAGGTTCTGGTAAATGTGCTTCGACTCCCGGTACTCGGCCAGCCCCGCCGGGCCCAGCTCCCGCCCCACGCCGGACTTCCCGAACCCGCCCCACTCCGCCTGCGGCAAGTAGGGGTGGAAGTCGTTGATCCACACCGTCCCGTGCCGCAGCT
This is a stretch of genomic DNA from Streptomyces sp. NBC_00237. It encodes these proteins:
- a CDS encoding proline/glycine betaine ABC transporter permease, which encodes MSAVTTTSAPPKPREAQASWRERGTRRPTLLKLAALALVAAVAIPVLHTRWASGTWPTPLTVDLTEPLGKVSDWIIDNRDGHPLFLYFFGHISNAVVLSVRAVYLVLLALGWAGTTALATLIAWRTAGPKLAAGTLASLATCGLLGMWVPTMQTLALMAVAVAASVALGAFLGLAAGLSDRTFRILRPVLDTMQVLPAFAYLLPVVLIFGIGVPAAVLATVVYAAPPMARLTALGLRGADKGVLEAVESLGATATQRLLTARLPLARKQLLLGLNQTIMMALSMAVIASVIGAAGLGDRVYQALASVDVGQALAAGLPIVLMAIVLDRVTAAAGSGDREQGRSWLPAAIGLAAVAAVAVAARLADSLLWPASWSIEIAPTVNKAVGWMTDHLYSGVPVIGGTADWAGHFTSYVLDPVRSGLTALPWYAVLLLVAALAWLIGTWKSALTATLAMAAIGVLGVWKPSMDTLSQVLAAVAVTLLIGFAIGIAASRNSRLERVLRPVLDVMQTMPQFVYLIPVVALFGVGRAPAAAAAVVYALPAVVRITTQGLQQVSPAAMESARSLGATRGQQLRQVQLPLARPSLLLAVNQGVVLVLAVVIIGGLVGGGALGYDVVFGLAQGDLATGLKAGAAIVCLGLMLDRVTQPSRAARKEDA
- a CDS encoding glycine betaine/L-proline ABC transporter ATP-binding protein, whose protein sequence is MSTTTTAQSQAEPPADSASAEPVFSVRNLWKVFGPKADKVPGDKALTGLSVPELRERTGCTAAVRDVSFDVKKGEVFVVMGLSGSGKSTLVRCLTRLIEPTSGALAIDGEDVLSMDKSRLRELRRHRAAMVFQHFGLLPHRTVLDNVAYGLEVQGMGKAERRAKAAEVVSKVGLDGLENRRPGQLSGGQQQRVGLARALAVDPEVLLFDEPFSALDPLIRRDMQEEVIRLHQEEGRTMVFITHDLNEALRLGDRIALMRDGEIVQLGTPEEIVGSPADDYVRDFVRDVPREQVLTVASAMRTPEPGDAESGPAVPPEAPVSEAIEALVRTGEPTARVMSDGRLLGIVDRACLLSVVAGTLAVTA
- a CDS encoding GMC family oxidoreductase encodes the protein MPESLHEYDYVVVGGGTAGSVIASRLTEDPDIRVAVIEGGPSDVDRPEVLTLRRWMGLLGGELDYDYPTTEQPRGNSHIRHSRARVLGGCSSHNTLIAFKPLPSDWDEWEANGAEGWGAAAMDPYFSKLRNNIVPVDEADRNAIARDFVDAAQSALGVPRVESFNQKPFEDGVGFFDLAYHPESNKRSSASVAYLHPFLDRPNLHILLETWAYELELDGTRARGVRVRTKEGEEVLVRATREVLVCAGAVDTPRLLLHSGIGPARDLEALGIPVAVDLPGVGENLLDHPESVIVWETNGPIPENSAMDSDAGLFVKRDPEHAGPDLMFHFYQIPFTDNPERLGYERPAHGVSMTPNIPKPRSRGRLYLTSADPAVKPALDFRYFTDEDDHDGRTLVDGIRIAREIAAAAPLSGWLKREVCPGPDVTSDEELSEYARKVAHTVYHPAGTCKMGAASDELAVVTPDLKIKGLDGIRIADASVFPTMTAVNPMIGVLMVGEKCAELLVHAQQQPTISGGAA